DNA sequence from the Sulfurimonas sp. HSL3-7 genome:
TTTTATCACAATACAGGGAAATTACTGTATTATTCACATACTAATTCACACTCTTTTCACAGGTGAATAAACAGGGGACATGCATGAATATCGGCGGTGAAATTTTAATGATGCTCAAAAATGAGATATCTGAAATCGACTACAATCGCTACATCAAACAGCTCACCTTTTCGACAGCCCAGTCCAAAAGCAATTATGCCGTCTATTTTGCTCCGAATGCCTTGATCGCCAACTACATCAAACGGAAATTTGCCGACAAGATAGCACACCTCTTTGAAGTAAGGACAGGGACCAAGACAGTCGTAAGTATTGAACTCAAATCGGCTAAAAAAGGAAAATCTTCCGCTAAAGTCGAACAAAAAAGCGAAAAACTGCAGCACTCACTGCTGAACCCCTCCTATACTTTTGAAAACTATGTACCCGGTTCATCCAACCAATTTGCCTACTCCGCCGCTAAGAGCGTCAGCGAAAAACCGGGTGAACTCTACAACCCTCTTTTCATCTACGGAGGCGTTGGCCTGGGTAAAACCCACCTGATGCAGGCGGTCGGAAACGTGCTCCAGCATCAGGGCAAAAGTGTCATCTATACCTCGGTGGAGCAGTTTTTGAATGACTTCACCTCGCACATGCGCAACAAGACCATGGACCGCTTTAAAGACAAATACCGAAAATGCGATGTGCTGCTTATCGACGATATCCAGTTTCTGAGCAATAAGGTCCAGACACAGGAGGAGTTTTTTCATACCTTTGAGGCGCTCAGAAACGAACACAAGCAGATCATTATGACGGCCGATAAAAAGCCGAAACAGATCGCAGGGCTTGAAGATCGCCTGAAAAGCCGCTTTGAATGGGGTCTTGTCGCCGATATCCAGCCGCCTGAACTTGAAACAAAAATCGCGATCATCCAGAAAAAGTGCGAGATCAACCGCATTAATGTCGATAATGACGTCATTAACTATATCGCAACGATCATTGAACAGAATGTCCGAGAGATCGAAGGTATTCTGGCCAAGCTTCACGCCTATGCCCAACTGATGCATCAGCCTATTACGATCGAATTCGCCCAGAATGTGCTCAAAGAGACCCTTGAAGAGAAGCGAGACAATATCTCTATCGATTTTATTATGAGCATGGTTGCCAAAGAGCTTAATGTCAAGCCCTCGGAGATACGCTCCAAAAACCGCAGCAGAAATATTGTCTATACCCGGCGTATCGCCATCTACCTGGCACGCGAACTGACGCCGATGTCGATGCCTGAACTGGCCAAGTATTTTGGAATGAAAGACCACACTGCCGTCAGCCACACCATGAAAAAGATCAATGAGCTGCTTCAAAACGATGAGGACTTCAAAGTCAAGATCGACGAATTAACCAATAAAATAACCACCTCTATCCAGGAGTAGCCTCTAAAAGGGATCAAAATCCCGATAAATATATTTTTTAAGATGGCTTATCCGTACCTGGTTTTCATATATCTTAAAAACCCTTGTCAAATACCTTCTTTTTCATGTACTTTATATAGTATGAAACTTCAATCATTTCTGCCTATCTGCCTCTTTGTGTTCCACAAATCTGAAAGATGCCCTGCAGTAGGCCTATCTCCGTATTGGAACTCTATAAAAAAAAAGATATAATTTGAGCAGTGAATAAATGTGAATAAACTCTAATTGCTTTTTCACATCCAAGAAGTCCCTCTCTTCGGGCTTAAATGATAGTTTTCACCTAAACACAGGGTTTTATTACTATTACAAAAAAATTATATATATAAAAAGGAATTTCGATGCGAATCGCTATTGCCAAATCGGTTCTTGAAAATATGCTCATCCATGTTCAACCTTTCCTTGAAAAAAAAGACACCTCTCAGATCACTTCCCATGTCTGTTTTGAAGTCCAGGGAAAAACGCTTGTCGTCAAAGCAACGGATTATGAAGTCGGTCTTATTATTGAAAGTGATCAAGTCGCTGTAGAGATGAGCGGTTCGATCACGGCTAACGGTAAAAAACTGCTTGATATCGTCCGTATTTTAAAAGAGAGCGAGATCGTCCTCGAAACCGTACAAAACACACTTCACATTCAACAAGGCCATTCAAACTTTAAACTGCCTACGTTTAATGCCAATGAATTTCCTTCATTCCCCGAATTTACAGATAAACCGAAAATCGGTATCAATTCACAGCTTTTGGTCGAATCCTTAAAAAAGATCACCCCTTCCACAGATACCAACAATCCTAAATTCGAACTCAATGGTGCACTTATCGATATCAAAAGCGATCAGATCAATTTCGTTTCAACTGATACCCGACGCCTGGCTATCGTCAACATTAACAACAACAATGAAACGGAACTCTCTATCATCGTTCCCAAAAAAGCTATTGTTGAAATTCAAAAGCTCTTTTTTGACAATATCGAAATCTATTACGATAACACCTACCTGATCATCCGTTCTGACCAGTATGTCTTTTTTACCAAACTTATAAACGGTAAATTCCCGGATTACACGCGTATTATTCCAAAAGAGATAGCAAAAACCTTAATGCTTCCGAAAGCACCGATGGTCGATGCTATCAAACAGATCACAACGATCTCCAATGATCTCAAAATTACTTTTACCGGACAGACAATAGAGTTCGAAAGTCTTAGTGATGATAATATTGAAGCAAAAACAGAACTTAACTTAGAAACAGGTTTTGAATCACCGTTTATGTTTGCCGTAAACAGCCGATATATCTTGGACTTTATCGGCCAGACAAAAAACAGTGAATTTTCAATCGGACTGAATGAATCGAACATGCCTTTTGTTTTGGAAGATGAAAATTTCAAAACAATTGTAATGCCGATCGTCATCTGATTTTCTACGGCAGCTAGAGCTGCCTGCTCCTCTTTTCTACAATTTTCCATTAAAATCGTCATAAATGTCATTTAAAGGGCTTTTTGGCAACTCTACGCTATTATAAGAGCAAATATTTCTATGGCAGACACGCCTTTATTTAGATGATCCGAGTAATGGAGAAAAAATGGAACAAAATTACGGTGCAAGTAATATCAAGGTCCTTAAAGGGCTAGAAGCAGTACGAAAACGTCCGGGTATGTATATCGGTGATACAGGTCATCGCGGATTACACCACCTGGTATACGAAGTCATAGACAACTCGATCGATGAGGCAATGGCAGGTTACTGTGATACGATCAAAGTCACATTGACGAAAACAGGTACCTGTATTGTTTCCGATAACGGTCGCGGTATTCCTACCGACATGCACCCGACTGAAAATATATCTGCTGCAACTGTTGTTCTGACCGTTCTGCATGCCGGCGGTAAGTTCGATAAAGACACCTATAAAGTTTCAGGCGGTCTTCACGGGGTCGGGGTCTCTGTTGTCAATGCACTCAGTTCCAACCTGAAAATGACCATTCACCGAGAGGGTCAAATCCATGAACAAGAATTTGAAAAAGGTATTCCCCAAGGCGCCCTCGAAATAACAGGCAGTACGCGTAAACACGGCACAACGATCGAATTTGCACCCGATCCGTCTATTTTTACTGAAACCGTTACTTTCGAATTTGAGTACCTCGCCAAGCGTTTTAAAGAACTTGCCTACCTCAATCCGCAGATCAAGATCGTTTTCAAAGATGAACGTACCGATACGGAAGAGACATATCATTTTGAAGGCGGTATTCTCCAATATGTTGAAGATCTCAACAAACGTACATTGGTTGCTCCGCCATACAGCTACAGCGATAAAATTGAAGATATCGAAGTGGATATCGCTTTTATGTACAACGACTCTTATGATGAAAAACTTTACTCTTTTGTCAACAATATCCGCACGCCAAACGGCGGTACCCATGAAGCAGGTTTCCGCGCCGGTTTGACGCGGGTCATCTCGACTTACAATAAAAACAACGGAAATGCCAAAGAGAAAGATATCTCTATCTCCGGGGATGATGTTAAAGAGGGACTGATCTGTATCGTCTCTGCCCGTGTTCCCGAGCCGCAGTTTGAAGGGCAGACCAAAGGCAAACTCGGAAATACCTATGTCCGTCCGCTGGTGCAGAAACTGACCTACGAAAAACTCACAAAGTATTTCGAAGAGAACCCGAACGAGGCCAAAGCGATCGTCCAGAAGGCGCTGCTGGCAGCAAAAGGGCGTGAAGCCGCTAAAAAAGCACGTGATCTTACCCGCCGTAAAGACTCGATGAGTGTCGGTACCCTGCCGGGTAAACTGGCAGACTGCCAAAGCAAAGATGCGACGATCTCCGAACTCTACCTGGTGGAAGGGGACTCTGCGGGCGGTTCTGCAAAACAGGGGCGTGACCGTGTTTTCCAGGCGATCCTGCCGCTTAAAGGTAAGATTCTAAACGTCGAAAAAGCGCGTCTGGACAAGATCCTGAAGTCCGAGGAGATCACCAATATGATCACCGCGCTCGGCTGCGGGATCGGCGAAGAGTTCAATGAAGAGAAGATCCGTTATCACAAGATCATCATCATGACCGATGCCGACGTCGACGGATCGCATATTCAGACGCTGCTTCTGACCTTCTTTTTCCGCTATCTTCCGAAGATAGTCGAAAACGGTTACCTGTTCCTGGCGCAGCCGCCGCTGTACCGGTACAAAAAAGGCAAGAAAGAGATCTACTTCAAAGATGATTCCGTAATGAACACCTTTTTGATAGAGAACGGTATCGAGTCGCTGGAGATTGAGGGGGTCGGGCACAACGATCTTGTCTCTTTCTTTAAAATGGTCGACCACTACCAGGGTTCTCTTAACGCATTGGAACGCCGTTATGCCCTCGTTTCGCTTATCCGCCACTTTATTGAAAACCCTGATTATATCGGGTTGGACAGTGCAAAGATGATGGAAGAGATCGAACGGTTCCTGGCAGCACGCGGCAACAATATCCTTTCCAAGCTGGTTACAGACGAAGAGATCCATCTTTTTGTTCAGACCGAAGACGGTATGGAGGAGCTTCGCGTAAACGACGAGCTCTTTTCGACGCCGCACTTCACTGAAGCGCTCTATGTCTATGAGAAGATCAAAGAGTGGGATATCGATCTGGAGGGCGACATTATCGAAAGATTGGAAGAAGTTAAAGAGTATGCTAGAAAAGGCTCTTATATCCAACGTTACAAAGGTCTCGGTGAGATGAATCCTGAACAGCTTTGGGAGACAACGATGACACCGGAAAACCGTGTTCTTCTGCGTGTTACAATCGAAGATGCTGAAGCGGCAAGCGATGCCTTTACCCTCTTTATGGGCGATGAGGTCGAACCGCGACGTAATTACATCGAAACACATGCCAAAGATGTAAAACATCTTGACGTCTAGGTTTTAGATGCTCCTGCCGGAAGAGAAAGAGCGGGCCCTTCGTTTTAAATTGGCACTGCGTATGGGCTTGCCGATATTTCTTCTGTTTCTCATCGTCTCGATCAGTTTTTTTTCTATTGAACAAGA
Encoded proteins:
- the dnaA gene encoding chromosomal replication initiator protein DnaA, which produces MNIGGEILMMLKNEISEIDYNRYIKQLTFSTAQSKSNYAVYFAPNALIANYIKRKFADKIAHLFEVRTGTKTVVSIELKSAKKGKSSAKVEQKSEKLQHSLLNPSYTFENYVPGSSNQFAYSAAKSVSEKPGELYNPLFIYGGVGLGKTHLMQAVGNVLQHQGKSVIYTSVEQFLNDFTSHMRNKTMDRFKDKYRKCDVLLIDDIQFLSNKVQTQEEFFHTFEALRNEHKQIIMTADKKPKQIAGLEDRLKSRFEWGLVADIQPPELETKIAIIQKKCEINRINVDNDVINYIATIIEQNVREIEGILAKLHAYAQLMHQPITIEFAQNVLKETLEEKRDNISIDFIMSMVAKELNVKPSEIRSKNRSRNIVYTRRIAIYLARELTPMSMPELAKYFGMKDHTAVSHTMKKINELLQNDEDFKVKIDELTNKITTSIQE
- the dnaN gene encoding DNA polymerase III subunit beta — its product is MRIAIAKSVLENMLIHVQPFLEKKDTSQITSHVCFEVQGKTLVVKATDYEVGLIIESDQVAVEMSGSITANGKKLLDIVRILKESEIVLETVQNTLHIQQGHSNFKLPTFNANEFPSFPEFTDKPKIGINSQLLVESLKKITPSTDTNNPKFELNGALIDIKSDQINFVSTDTRRLAIVNINNNNETELSIIVPKKAIVEIQKLFFDNIEIYYDNTYLIIRSDQYVFFTKLINGKFPDYTRIIPKEIAKTLMLPKAPMVDAIKQITTISNDLKITFTGQTIEFESLSDDNIEAKTELNLETGFESPFMFAVNSRYILDFIGQTKNSEFSIGLNESNMPFVLEDENFKTIVMPIVI
- the gyrB gene encoding DNA topoisomerase (ATP-hydrolyzing) subunit B yields the protein MEQNYGASNIKVLKGLEAVRKRPGMYIGDTGHRGLHHLVYEVIDNSIDEAMAGYCDTIKVTLTKTGTCIVSDNGRGIPTDMHPTENISAATVVLTVLHAGGKFDKDTYKVSGGLHGVGVSVVNALSSNLKMTIHREGQIHEQEFEKGIPQGALEITGSTRKHGTTIEFAPDPSIFTETVTFEFEYLAKRFKELAYLNPQIKIVFKDERTDTEETYHFEGGILQYVEDLNKRTLVAPPYSYSDKIEDIEVDIAFMYNDSYDEKLYSFVNNIRTPNGGTHEAGFRAGLTRVISTYNKNNGNAKEKDISISGDDVKEGLICIVSARVPEPQFEGQTKGKLGNTYVRPLVQKLTYEKLTKYFEENPNEAKAIVQKALLAAKGREAAKKARDLTRRKDSMSVGTLPGKLADCQSKDATISELYLVEGDSAGGSAKQGRDRVFQAILPLKGKILNVEKARLDKILKSEEITNMITALGCGIGEEFNEEKIRYHKIIIMTDADVDGSHIQTLLLTFFFRYLPKIVENGYLFLAQPPLYRYKKGKKEIYFKDDSVMNTFLIENGIESLEIEGVGHNDLVSFFKMVDHYQGSLNALERRYALVSLIRHFIENPDYIGLDSAKMMEEIERFLAARGNNILSKLVTDEEIHLFVQTEDGMEELRVNDELFSTPHFTEALYVYEKIKEWDIDLEGDIIERLEEVKEYARKGSYIQRYKGLGEMNPEQLWETTMTPENRVLLRVTIEDAEAASDAFTLFMGDEVEPRRNYIETHAKDVKHLDV